Within the Malaclemys terrapin pileata isolate rMalTer1 chromosome 24, rMalTer1.hap1, whole genome shotgun sequence genome, the region tgccccagctgacaCGGTGAGGATCCCCTGGCAGGGAGAGCGGGATGGGGCAGGCTGGGtacccactgctctcccctgactgccccgcctcTGGGATTCCCCACAGGAGGACAGGGAGGCCTACGAGGAGATCGTCCGGCTGAGGCAGGAACGGGCTCGGTTCCTGCAGAAGATCAAGGGTTTGGAGCAGAAGCGGGAGGTACGGATGTGATTCCCCTGCCCCGcgagggccaggctcagcccagccGGGTTTCTGGGCGGGTTGGCGGAAGGAGGATGGGAAGGAAGGGAGCTGCTTGTGGCCTCACCTTGGCTATTGCCAGAGGGTCTTGCACCGGCAAGGTGGGTGGGGAGGTAATTGAGAGGGGACACCTCGTGGCTGGGAAAGCCTGGCTGCCCATTTTGCGGCTCTGAGCCCACGATCAGACCTGCTGATGCATGACCATGGGGAGGACCAGGCTGCTGTTAACCGTCTTGGACTCTCCTTGTGTTCCCACTAGCGGCTGGAGTTGGAGGAGGACTCCCTACGCTCCATGGAGAAGCAGGTAGGCCAGGTGTTATGTCTCCGGAGACTGGACTCGGAGAGCTCCGGATGGTCtctgggatgggaagggaaaaCGGCTGCATGCggatgcttcagggcataaactggtcatcagctgggggtcaggaggaaatTTTGGGATGCGAGTGCCAGGTTAGGGGATATCTGTCCTCCAAAGCATCTGGGATCTGCCACCATTGGAacaggataccagactagatggCTCCTTGCTGGGCCCTGGTCTGGCTCTGTGGCCTCGTAAAAGATCCACTCCACCTAGTTCGGAAGGTACGGACGGGAATCAGCGCGAGTGTCCGGATCTAATTATGCGTCTAATTCTCTGATCCAGATAAAGGAACTCCAGCAGCAACTGGCGGACAGCGAGGGGGAAAAGGAGCATTTGGGgaaggagattgaagtgctccGGAGCCGCCTGTCCTTGCTGGAGGTAGGAGAGCAGGGGGCACGGAGCTCTAGGTCTTACTGAGTCATGCAGGAGGCCAGTGAATTGTGGGACTTTCCCTGAGGCTGGTTCAGCTGTGGTAGGGACAGTGCGCTGTCATGGTTAGCATCAGCTGCTGCCTGTCTCAGTGACTGGCGCCGTGGGAGAGCACagggaatggggcgggggggggagctgtgatCTCGGGGGGGTCCCTGACTCCCTGCCTGTCTGTGCCCCAGAACGAGAAGGAGAACACCAGCTACGACATCGACACGCTGCAGGACGAAGAGGGGGACCTGCTGGAATTCCCAGGTTGGTCATCGCGCCCTGCCTGCTTCTCTGCACCGAGGGCACGGCCCTGCGAGGGGCAGAGCGTGCCCTGCAGAGCGGGCACTGACCCTGGGCTCTGCAAATCTTTAAGCACGAGCTCCTGCTGCCTGGGCTAAAAGACGGGGCTGTATTCGCCAAGCCCGTAGCAGGCCCCTCCACCAGTGcaccaggcccagcccttgccGGGGGGTGGAGCACCGCCCTGGGCCAGGGTGCGGTCCGTGAGCGGCTCCCATGGGAGAGGAGGGCccttggcaccttgcaggattgggcttgtGCTGGAAAATGCCTGGGAAGGTTTTGCAGGAAGCtggtggtggcagggggcagCTCTCAGGGTAGGGGTGGGGCTGTTCGGGTCAAGGACCAGGGTTAGTTAGTGATGGGTCTTTGTGGGGACGGGGGTTCTGCTGCTCTTTCAGGGGCAGAGCTGCTGCTGTCCAAGAAGACCCTGAGTCTGTCCACGGAGGAGCTGCTGGCCACGCTGCAGGGCCAGGTGCAGTCGCTCACCATGCAaaaccaggagctgctggagaagatACAGGTACCGGCTCCCCCCGCCTTCAGCCAGCTGCGCGCTTCGGGTTTCCCCTGCTAGCATCCCCTGGAGGCCCTCTCTGGtccccctcccagggccagcATCTCCTTATTGTACCCGTGCAGGGCTGGGACCCAACGGGCCTGGGGGCTGGGTGAGCCAGCGGCTGCTGCCTTGTGACGGATGCGGCTGGCAGGTTTCTGACCCCTAGCACGCGGCAAAGACCTCGACCTGCCCCCATCTCTGTCTGTAACCTTGGCACCGTCCTTCATACTGAGTTCTCCTCCCCTGCACGCGATCCTGCTGTCATCCCTGTGCCGCTGCCCCTGCTCCATCTCGGTGGGAGCCCTCCAGACCCGCTGGTTCCCTGACCGCACGATGGCTCTTCCCTTCTCCGTGGTCTCTCCAGACTCAGGGAGGTGCAGGAAGCCGCCACCTGCCTTACTGTGTGTGCAGAGACATCAGACCATGCCGCCGCCCCCGCTACCCCCTTCAAATGGCCCTGCAGGCTCCCTGCTTCACTGTAGGGCCCAGCTCGAATTTGGTGGGGATGCCTTCTGAAGTCATCTTCCAgcttcttctcttctctcctgtcTGCCCCCGACCTTTGTAGCCTAATCTTTGCTCCTTTGCCTTGTACTTACCCGCTCGGCTCCAAGCCCCTGCTGTCTAACTCTGTCGCTGTATCGTAGCCCTCTGTGCAGTTAAACTACagggcctgagtctcctcccaTGCTGGTTTAAATCAGGGGTAACTCCGCCCACATCAGCGGACCTGGACTGGTGTAATTGATGGAAGGAGAGATCGGGCCCTGGGAAGAATCTCAGGAGCTCTGGGCCGCTCCATACAGCCGGCACCGTTGTTGTTGTGCTGCTGTAATCCCCCTGCGTAGCTGGGTCTCGGGGTCCCAGTGAGGAAGTCTCATGGTTTTATCCCCCCCCGCCCTTGGCAGATCCTGGAGAATTACGAGAAAGACGAGAGTGACGTGGGCCCGGCCGAAGACTTCGTCCCCATCGTCCTCTACGACTCCCTCAAGTCGGAGTTCGACCGGCTCAGGGAGCAGCACGCCGAGGCCCAGGCTGCCCTGCAGGCCCTGGAAGGCAGCGGGCCCCACGGTCCCTCCTGCGAGCTAGTCCCGGTGGAGGCTTACAAGCAGCTGAAGGCTGAATACGAGGCGCAGATCCAGGCCCTAGAGGAGGCGCTGCAGAGGAGTAACGCCCCAGCTGAGCCCGAGGGGAAaggccaggagccgggccaggccggggtgCCGGCAGAAGGAAGCAGCcgggaaggaggggctggagatgcGGCTGTGGAAGAGCTGACCAAAATGCTGGCTGAGACGCGGGAGAAGCACGAGGCGGCCGTGGCCGAGGTGCGGCTCCTGCGGGAGCAGATCCACCTGGGTATCCTGTCCGTGGAGGAGCCGGAGGCGGCGGAGAGCTCCGGGAGCGAGCTGGAGACGGTGAGGGCAGCTCTGCGGAAAGCCCAggaggccctgctggagagagacCAGAGGGTGAAGGACCTGGAGGGGCGCCTGGACGCCCAGGAAGCAGCAGCCGGTCGAGGCCGCTCCGCCGAGGAGACGAGGGCGGCCCTCAGCGTCTCCTTGGGTGAAGCCGCCGCGGAGAAGGCCGAGCTGCTGGAGAGGTGCCGCCAAGCGGAGGCAGACGCGGAGCAGCtgaggaggagggtggaggagggagccggggagctgcaGCGAGCGATGGGACACCTCTCAGACAGccagaggctggaggaggagaaccAGCAGCTCCGCGAGCAGCTAGACAAGCTGAGGGGGCAGCACGAGGAGGTGCAGGCCCGGCTCCGAGAGGATCAGGgcaagaaggaggaggagctgagcgCCCTGAAGGAGCATCTGGCTTCCGAGAGCatctccaggcaggagcaggaggaAATGGCGGGGGAGCTGGGCCGGTTGTTGGCCGAGTCCAACAAGAAgcggctggagctggaggagagccACGGCGCCGCCCAGCGGGAGGCgagggagctgcagcaggcgGCAGAGCGATACAGGCGGGAGTGGGTCCCGCCGGCCGAGCACGCCCGAGCTAAGGAGGCCCTGGTGGGCAGCGTCCGGGAGCTGAAGGCCAGAGCCCGGGAGCTGGAACAGGACCTGGCCGCCAAAGCCCAGGAGGCCGCGCGGCTGCAGGGCGAGCTGGCGAGCACGCGGGAGGGCACGGTCCCCAGGGAGGAGCACGAGCAGCTGCGGTGCAGCCTGCAGGCAGAGGTGAGCACGCTGACCCTGAAGCTGAGCGACCTGGAGCGCAAGCACGAGAAGACGTGCACGGAGGTGTTCCAGGTGCAGCGCGAGGCCCTCTTCATGAAGAGCGAGAAGCACGCGGCCGAGGCCCAGCTGGCCGCCGTCGAGAAGCAGCTGCAGAGCCTACGGGCCGAGTCGGGCCGGATCCAGGAGCTGCACGGCCACATCGAGGACTCTGCCAAGCTGGTCAAGGAGAAGGACCGGAAGGTGGGTCTGGGCTTCCCCAATACCCCGCCCACGCGAGAGCCAGGTTCGATGTGGGACTGGGGACCTCATAGCCCTGCCCACCAGAGAGCCATGGGTAGGGGTGAAAATTTGGGTCTGGGGATCCCAGATCCCTGCCCGCGATAGAGCCACGTGAGGAGGGTGAGAGGTGGGTCTGGGGCCGTGCAGCATTCCCCAAATGTACGTTTCTTTCGAAGGGGGAACGCCGCTGCCTGGCACGTCTTTCTGCTAGGCAAAAGGGCGAGAAAGTGAGAGTGGGAGGTTCCTCCAGGGAAACGAAACAGAATTTTTCTTCACCATCTTTGGTCACGGAGCGAAAAACCTCCAAGAAAACAACTCATTTGTGGCAAAAGAGACCAACCCACCTCCCCCCCGGCTCTAGTAGGGACGGGAGCTGGCTGGCCAGCAACAGACGTTGGTGCAGCTGGCTCTTTAGCTGTTTATCTGCCACCCAGAGCAGATCACGCCCTTCTGCTGCCCAAAAGGCCGATGCCCCAGTGGAATGCGGGTGCCCCCAAAGGAGGAAGCATCAGCAACCAAAGGGTTAACGAGCAGGTCTGGCTCCGTGGAGGGCTGGCCGGGAGGGTGGCGCAGGGGAATTGGGCTTTGGAATCCCTTGCGCTGCGGGTCCTGTAATCATGCGAGACTTTGCCCTAGACTCTAACCCGCCCTGGTGAACTCAGCCAACCCTTTGTGACCGGCCGATCCCTTCGCCTTTGCAGATCACCGAGCTGTCCAAGGAAGTCTTCAAGCTGAAGGAGGCCTTGAACAGCCTGTCTGAGCTCTCCGGCCAGGGGGGGGCCCTGCCCAAGGCGGCCCCGCAGAAGCAGCAGAACCCGCAGGAGGTGGTGAAGCTGCAGGGCACGATAAAGGCCTTGGAACAGCAGCTGGCCGTGGGTATCCGGGACCagctggccctgggagaggggaggagcagagcccgcCACAGAGCGGGTCCCTGGGCTTTGTGGTGTTCGTCCCCTGTTGGGCTCGGGGACAGCAGGGGCTAAGCGCTGACCTCGGCTGCGTCTGGAAACTGACGTGCAGCTCGGGACCTGGGGGCACCGTCTGGGCAGGTGGAAGCCGCAGAGTCGCTGGCTCCGAGGTCTGCGTGGACCATGCTGATTCAGGGGCCCAGCCTCACAAAGCTATaataggctcctaactcccatgggagctaggctcctaaataccaTTAAGGATCTGGGCCAGTGTGTCTTGGCCCGATGCCTTCTGCCCTTCCGTCCCTGGTCACAGCAGAGGTCCAGCGGTAACCCCTGCGCTAAAACAGCCGCATCTTTATACTGCACTGAGGGAGTTGCTTTAGCTGGGTACCAAAGGGGAGTGACACCGGTTCCCCTCGGCTGTATCCGGTGTGCGAGCCAGAGCAGGATCCGATTCCGGGCCCCAGCTCGGTGCCGTGTCTGGCAGGGGGGCGCTGGTCAGAGGGGCCGTGAGCGGAGAGTGGCCGGGTCCCATTGGGACTGTAGTGTGACTCCCCCACCTCTCGCCTTGGTTGCAGGAGACGGAGACGCACCACCACAAGGTCGTCTCGCTCTACCGGAGCCACCTGCTCTGCGCGATTCAGGTCAGtgcacagggggcagggctgggctgggggcgccGTATCTCGCGGTGATTGGGCATGTGCGTTTGCTATTCTGTGTGTATCCGTCCGTGTTTCTGAATCAGTGTGGGTGTTTGCACACACGTGTGTCAGTATAAGTGGGTGTGTGTTTGCACATGGGTGCATGTCAATGTaagtgggtgtgggtgggtgtttgCATGTGGCTGTGTCACTGGAAGTGGGGGGGTATTTGCACATGGGTATAAACAGGTGTGTGTTTGCACACGTGTGTGTCGGTGGAAGCGGGGTGTTTGCACATGGGTGTGTCAGTATAGGTGGGTGAGTGTTTGCACACATGTGTGTCAGTGGAAGTGGAGGTGTTTGCACATGGGTGTGTCAGTATAAATGGGTGTATGGGTGTGTATTGGATGATTGTCTGAATTCCGAGCATTTCAGACAGTGGTTACTAGACCTGTGTGGACCTACAAAAACGACATCCCAGTCTCCCCCGATTTCTGTCCCTGCCCCCGAGATCCCCAGCACTAGAAGGAGGTGACCTTGGAAGTGCCATGctccttgggggtggggaatccTGGCCTTGTCTCTCGGGGTCGAGCAGGAGTTTGGAGGAAGGGCAGAGGGTCTCAGCACACATTGGACAGGAGCTGGTGGGTCATGCTGGGTGGAAGGACACTTGTGCGGAAGGCAGGATCCTGTGAGCCATGTGTAtgcctatgtgtgtgtgtatgtcgaGTGCACGCTCCTTGCCACGGTGTGTCTCCGTGCCCGGGAGGTGCGGCGGGTCCCAGGCGTGTGGTGCACACGTGGCGACGTCTGCGACTCTGTGCCCGGGACGTGCGGCGGGTCCAAGGCATGCGGTGCACACGTGGCGACATCTGCGTCTCCGTGCCCGGGACGCGCGGCGGGTCCAAGGCGTGCGATGCACACATGGCGCAGTCTGCGTCTCCGTGCCCGGGACGCATGGCGTGTCCGAGGCGTGCGGTGCACACGTGGCGACATCTGCGTCTCCGTGCCCAGGACGTGCGGCGGGTCCAAGGCATGCAGTGCACACATGGCGACGTCTGCATCTCTGTGCCCAGGACGTGCGGCGGGTCCAAGGCATGTGATGCACACATGGCGCAGTCTGCATCTCCGTGCCCGGGACGCGCGGCGTGTCCGAGGCGTGCGGTGCACACATGGCGACGTCTGCGTCTCCGTGCCCGGGACGTGCGGCGTGTCCGAGGCGTGCGGTGCACACGTGGCGCAGTCTGCGTCTCCGTGCCCGGGACGTGCGGCGTGTCCGAGGCGTGCGGTGCACACGTGGCGCAGTCTGCGTCTCCGTGCCCGGGACGTGCGGCGGGTCCGAGGCGTGCGGTGCACACGTGGCGACGTCTGCGTCTCTGTGCCCGGGACGTGCGGCGGGTCCGAGGCGTGCGGTGCACACATGGCGACGTCTGCGTCTCCGTGCCCGGGACGTGCGGCGGGTCCGAGGCGTGCGGTGCACACATGGCGACGTCTGCGTCTCCGTGCCCGGGACGTGCGGCGGGTCCGAGGCGTGCGGTGCACACATGGCGACGTCTGCGTCTCCGTGTCCGGGACGTGCGGCGTGTCCGAGGCGTGCGGTGCACACATGGCGACGTCTGCGTCTCCGTGCCCGGGACGTGCGGCGTGTCCGAGGCGTGCGGTGCACAGATGGCGACGCCTGCGTCTCCGTGCCCGGGACGTGCGGCGTGTCCGAGGCGTGCGGTGCACAGGTGGCGACGTCTGCGTCTCCGTGCCCGGGACGTGCGGTGTGTCCGAGGCGTGCGGTGCACACATGGCGACGCCTGCGTCTCCGTGCCCGGGACGTGCAGCAGGTCCAAGGTGTGTGTGTCTGACAGTGTATGTGAAAAGCAGGGAAACCAACATTGAAACAGCCTTTTTCTCCTCCATCCGAGCTCCCGAAATGTAGCACTGGGCCAgaaccagccccccagctctgggctcccctggcCTCTGGGATCTGGAGCTGAACTTTGCACCCTGAGCCCGTTTCCCGCAGAACGAAGGAATTCTCTCGCTGAGCATCCGGCCGTGGCCACGTGCTCCGGCCTAGGGTGTGAGCGGGAGCAGGGCAGTCTCCGTGGCTTAGGTGCAGGGGTCTGGGCTCTGCTCGGCTCGGGAGCGTCTCCGTTGCCAGGCACCTACGGAGCTGGCTGCCACTGGAGTCGGCCCAGTCCTGCCCTGCCTTAGCCAGTGGGGCTGGCGGAGGGTGGGAGTCAGGGCAGCCGCTGATTTCCCCGCCTCCATCTCCTTTGCAGGGCCACATGGACGAAGACGTGCAGAGGCTCTTGTACCAGATCCTGATGATGCAGCGGCTGCAGGATCAAGGCAGATGAGCGCCCCGGGGCGAGGGAGCCCGGTTCCTGGTTCCGAGCCGGGGACTCGCACGCAGAACCGGCTGGAGGCCAGCGGCGGGGCGAGGCCCTGCGCACTCGCTTCCTCACCGAGATCAAGGCACCCGGGTGACCCCGGGGGCGGCGCCTTTGCTCCCGTTCCTGGGCAGCCTGTGGTGGGAGGTGCCCGTGGGCGGGTGGCTGGAAGGTGCCTCGTGGCAGGTCCAGGCCCTGCTCACGCTGCCCTTTCTATCGGTGCTTTCACCTCAGCAGCCTCCGAGACGGGCCGGGGGAACCGGGCGAGGGGCCCGTCCTCGCTCGGTGGGCAGAAGGGGAGAGGCTGCGGTAACTCACCAGCTCCTGCCTGCGTCTCTCAGCAGAGAATCCACAGCAATAAACAGTTTATACTCACTCAGCGGAGGCTCGCTGGCTTTCCTGCGTGGGGAAGGGAGACGTGCCGGGGGACGAGGGGGGGCGTCGTACATGCGGGAGCTGGTGCCAGGGTGACGCGGGCAGATGTTGGGCTGAATGTCCCACTGCTGCCCTCCTCCTGCCTCGCAGCACCTGCTAGTCCAGACTGGAGCCCCTCCTGACGTGGGCCTGTCTGGACCTCTGCAGGGGGCTGTAGGCCAGGGCAGAGGTGCACTGACAGTGTTATAGCTGGAGCTGACCATTGGTAAAGCAGCGGGGGGCtccgggtcaggactgaggggcgctggcagagctgggtatgGGGGGAGCcgagggctggaatagcagggggggcTGCAGTTTGGGGCTATTCCAGTCCAGGACTCTCCCCCCAGGACAGCAGCTCCCACCCCACCTGTTATTCCAGTCCTGGCCTCCTGCGTAGCCGTCCCACGCCACTAATTGCCAACGCACATCAGCCTGcagacctcccccccgccccatcaccccagctctgtcagtgcc harbors:
- the ANKRD24 gene encoding ankyrin repeat domain-containing protein 24, whose translation is MGVCDRTEPGRWISVGLQRLPLKQRQSVRTQANMKSLKAKFKKTESHDWGKNDEKLLQAVDYNDPEKVTSLLLRKGLVPTKLDSEGKSAFHLAAMRGNVDCLEVMLAHGADATTIDSSGYNALHLAAKHGHPQCVSKLLQASCPVDGADSNGWTALHHAAVSGCISCSEILCDFKASLNTKDKDGSTPLILAAKMSHSELCRYLLHRGAAVNSRDQQGRTALMLACENGSVETVEVLIHAGARVGLVDARGQDAARYGLATGNALIQHYLQDASQRHSWASGKVPGPNPVLPEVSEHHAAASHPCPGGGACCPPAPRSGFAGRAWSPLPSVSPQTASPSQSLPSERNGTPRKRKAPPPPPGTSSQHTPHSPEHSSPSTQRSSRIVTAKPARARPAPADTEDREAYEEIVRLRQERARFLQKIKGLEQKRERLELEEDSLRSMEKQIKELQQQLADSEGEKEHLGKEIEVLRSRLSLLENEKENTSYDIDTLQDEEGDLLEFPGAELLLSKKTLSLSTEELLATLQGQVQSLTMQNQELLEKIQILENYEKDESDVGPAEDFVPIVLYDSLKSEFDRLREQHAEAQAALQALEGSGPHGPSCELVPVEAYKQLKAEYEAQIQALEEALQRSNAPAEPEGKGQEPGQAGVPAEGSSREGGAGDAAVEELTKMLAETREKHEAAVAEVRLLREQIHLGILSVEEPEAAESSGSELETVRAALRKAQEALLERDQRVKDLEGRLDAQEAAAGRGRSAEETRAALSVSLGEAAAEKAELLERCRQAEADAEQLRRRVEEGAGELQRAMGHLSDSQRLEEENQQLREQLDKLRGQHEEVQARLREDQGKKEEELSALKEHLASESISRQEQEEMAGELGRLLAESNKKRLELEESHGAAQREARELQQAAERYRREWVPPAEHARAKEALVGSVRELKARARELEQDLAAKAQEAARLQGELASTREGTVPREEHEQLRCSLQAEVSTLTLKLSDLERKHEKTCTEVFQVQREALFMKSEKHAAEAQLAAVEKQLQSLRAESGRIQELHGHIEDSAKLVKEKDRKITELSKEVFKLKEALNSLSELSGQGGALPKAAPQKQQNPQEVVKLQGTIKALEQQLAETETHHHKVVSLYRSHLLCAIQGHMDEDVQRLLYQILMMQRLQDQGR